A section of the Callithrix jacchus isolate 240 chromosome 14, calJac240_pri, whole genome shotgun sequence genome encodes:
- the CALM2 gene encoding calmodulin-2 isoform X3, producing MADQLTEEQIAEFKEAFSLFDKDGDGTITTKELGTVMRSLGQNPTEAELQDMINEVDADGNGTIDFPEFLTMMARKMKDTDSEEEIREAFRVFDKDGNGYISAAELRHVMTNLGEKLTDEEVDEMIREADIDGDGQVNYEEFVQMMTAK from the exons GCTGACCAACTGACTGAAGAGCAGATTGCAG AATTCAAAGAAGCTTTTTCACTATTTGACAAAGATGGTGATGGAACTATAACAACAAAGGAATTGGGAACTGTAATGAGGTCTCTTGGGCAGAATCCCACAGAAGCAGAGTTACAGGACATGATTAATGAAGTAGATGCTGATG GTAATGGCAcaattgactttcctgaatttCTGACAATGATGGCgagaaaaatgaaagacacaGACAGTGAAGAAGAAATTAGAGAAGCATTCCGTGTGTTTGATAAG gatGGCAATGGCTATATTAGTGCTGCAGAACTTCGCCATGTGATGACAAACCTTGGAGAGAAATTAACAGATGAAGAAGTTGATGAAATGATAAGGGAAGCAGATATTGATGGTGATGGTCAAGTAAACTATGAAG AGTTTGTACAAATGATGACAGCAAAGTGA
- the CALM2 gene encoding calmodulin-2 isoform X1 — protein sequence MRRGIAESLRSGVSKVSICSLKTGLLQEDFEARVIRLVLYIASHFAQQSYKADQLTEEQIAEFKEAFSLFDKDGDGTITTKELGTVMRSLGQNPTEAELQDMINEVDADGNGTIDFPEFLTMMARKMKDTDSEEEIREAFRVFDKDGNGYISAAELRHVMTNLGEKLTDEEVDEMIREADIDGDGQVNYEEFVQMMTAK from the exons TCAGTATATGCTCACTGAAAACGGGATTGCTTCAAGAGGACTTTGAGGCCAGGGTGATTAG GCTAGTTTTGTACATAGCATCTCACTTTGCACAACAATCCTACAAG GCTGACCAACTGACTGAAGAGCAGATTGCAG AATTCAAAGAAGCTTTTTCACTATTTGACAAAGATGGTGATGGAACTATAACAACAAAGGAATTGGGAACTGTAATGAGGTCTCTTGGGCAGAATCCCACAGAAGCAGAGTTACAGGACATGATTAATGAAGTAGATGCTGATG GTAATGGCAcaattgactttcctgaatttCTGACAATGATGGCgagaaaaatgaaagacacaGACAGTGAAGAAGAAATTAGAGAAGCATTCCGTGTGTTTGATAAG gatGGCAATGGCTATATTAGTGCTGCAGAACTTCGCCATGTGATGACAAACCTTGGAGAGAAATTAACAGATGAAGAAGTTGATGAAATGATAAGGGAAGCAGATATTGATGGTGATGGTCAAGTAAACTATGAAG AGTTTGTACAAATGATGACAGCAAAGTGA
- the CALM2 gene encoding calmodulin-2 isoform X2 gives MFKNHDHADQLTEEQIAEFKEAFSLFDKDGDGTITTKELGTVMRSLGQNPTEAELQDMINEVDADGNGTIDFPEFLTMMARKMKDTDSEEEIREAFRVFDKDGNGYISAAELRHVMTNLGEKLTDEEVDEMIREADIDGDGQVNYEEFVQMMTAK, from the exons ATGTTCAAGAACCACGACCAC GCTGACCAACTGACTGAAGAGCAGATTGCAG AATTCAAAGAAGCTTTTTCACTATTTGACAAAGATGGTGATGGAACTATAACAACAAAGGAATTGGGAACTGTAATGAGGTCTCTTGGGCAGAATCCCACAGAAGCAGAGTTACAGGACATGATTAATGAAGTAGATGCTGATG GTAATGGCAcaattgactttcctgaatttCTGACAATGATGGCgagaaaaatgaaagacacaGACAGTGAAGAAGAAATTAGAGAAGCATTCCGTGTGTTTGATAAG gatGGCAATGGCTATATTAGTGCTGCAGAACTTCGCCATGTGATGACAAACCTTGGAGAGAAATTAACAGATGAAGAAGTTGATGAAATGATAAGGGAAGCAGATATTGATGGTGATGGTCAAGTAAACTATGAAG AGTTTGTACAAATGATGACAGCAAAGTGA
- the CALM2 gene encoding calmodulin-2 isoform X4: protein MRSLGQNPTEAELQDMINEVDADGNGTIDFPEFLTMMARKMKDTDSEEEIREAFRVFDKDGNGYISAAELRHVMTNLGEKLTDEEVDEMIREADIDGDGQVNYEEFVQMMTAK, encoded by the exons ATGAGGTCTCTTGGGCAGAATCCCACAGAAGCAGAGTTACAGGACATGATTAATGAAGTAGATGCTGATG GTAATGGCAcaattgactttcctgaatttCTGACAATGATGGCgagaaaaatgaaagacacaGACAGTGAAGAAGAAATTAGAGAAGCATTCCGTGTGTTTGATAAG gatGGCAATGGCTATATTAGTGCTGCAGAACTTCGCCATGTGATGACAAACCTTGGAGAGAAATTAACAGATGAAGAAGTTGATGAAATGATAAGGGAAGCAGATATTGATGGTGATGGTCAAGTAAACTATGAAG AGTTTGTACAAATGATGACAGCAAAGTGA